One genomic region from Streptomyces sp. Li-HN-5-11 encodes:
- a CDS encoding FKBP-type peptidyl-prolyl cis-trans isomerase — protein MSIEKPEIDFPGGEPPADLEIKDIWEGDGAVAQAGQTVTVHYVGVAFSTGEEFDASWNRGTPFRFPLGAGRVIKGWDQGVQGMKVGGRRQLTIPAHLAYGNQSPTPAIKPGETLIFVVDLVAV, from the coding sequence GTGAGCATCGAGAAGCCCGAGATCGACTTCCCGGGCGGCGAGCCCCCGGCGGACCTCGAGATCAAGGACATCTGGGAGGGCGACGGCGCTGTCGCGCAGGCGGGCCAGACCGTCACCGTCCACTACGTGGGCGTCGCCTTCAGCACGGGCGAGGAGTTCGACGCGAGCTGGAACCGCGGCACCCCGTTCCGCTTCCCGCTCGGCGCCGGACGCGTCATCAAGGGCTGGGACCAGGGCGTGCAGGGGATGAAGGTCGGCGGCCGTCGCCAGCTGACCATCCCGGCGCACCTCGCCTACGGCAACCAGAGCCCGACCCCCGCGATCAAGCCGGGTGAGACCCTGATCTTCGTGGTCGACCTCGTCGCCGTCTGA
- a CDS encoding MFS transporter: MAAGFAGYWEILRARHAARLLAGTLVGRLPNATAAIAVVLFVRAGGGTYSLAGALAAVYGVANAVGQPLLGRLVDLYGQPRVQLPAALAAAAAMTAFAVMGPGPRVPAYVCVAAAGLFTPPLEGGLRALWPTVLRREEQVPTAYAMDAVAQEVMFTVGPLLVTLCVSLWSARAALVVLNVVGVLGALSVVVSPPSRAWRSAPREAHWLGALRSPGLLVLLGSFLFVGVALGSITVAAVSYADGHGGDVVYGWLMAGLGLGALVGGVVYGARQWSGVPERRLRVLVALLAVCYLPLMLMPGTAAMVALTALSGVFLAPCIACAFIIVDRHAPGGTVTEAFSWLVTTFTVGASAGTGVAGPVVQAGGALWGFAVPGGAGAVSLLVLLATGRVLTAPAGRAVVAASSENDPNRAAEPRFSSGDRA, encoded by the coding sequence ATGGCCGCGGGATTCGCGGGGTACTGGGAGATTCTCAGGGCGCGGCACGCCGCCCGGCTGCTGGCCGGCACGCTGGTGGGGCGGCTGCCGAACGCGACCGCGGCGATCGCGGTGGTGTTGTTCGTGCGCGCCGGGGGCGGGACGTACTCCCTCGCGGGGGCGCTGGCGGCGGTGTACGGGGTCGCGAACGCGGTGGGGCAGCCTCTGCTGGGCCGTCTGGTGGATCTGTACGGGCAGCCGCGCGTCCAGTTGCCCGCCGCCCTGGCGGCGGCCGCGGCGATGACCGCCTTCGCCGTGATGGGTCCCGGGCCGCGCGTGCCGGCCTACGTGTGTGTGGCGGCCGCGGGGCTGTTCACGCCGCCTCTGGAGGGCGGTCTGCGGGCGTTGTGGCCCACGGTGCTGCGGCGGGAGGAGCAGGTGCCCACGGCGTACGCCATGGACGCCGTGGCGCAGGAAGTCATGTTCACCGTCGGACCGTTGCTCGTGACGTTGTGCGTGTCGTTGTGGTCGGCGCGGGCCGCGCTGGTGGTGCTGAACGTGGTCGGGGTGCTGGGCGCGCTGTCGGTGGTGGTCTCGCCGCCTTCGCGGGCGTGGCGTTCGGCGCCGCGTGAGGCGCACTGGCTCGGTGCGCTGCGTTCGCCGGGGCTGCTGGTCCTGCTGGGTTCGTTCCTGTTCGTGGGTGTCGCGCTGGGGTCGATCACGGTGGCGGCCGTGTCGTACGCGGACGGCCATGGCGGTGACGTGGTGTACGGGTGGCTGATGGCCGGACTGGGGCTGGGCGCGCTCGTGGGCGGGGTCGTGTACGGGGCGCGGCAGTGGTCCGGTGTGCCGGAGCGGCGACTGCGGGTGCTGGTGGCTCTTCTGGCGGTGTGTTATCTGCCGCTGATGCTGATGCCGGGGACGGCGGCCATGGTGGCGCTGACGGCGTTGTCGGGGGTGTTCCTGGCGCCGTGCATCGCCTGTGCGTTCATCATCGTCGACCGGCATGCGCCGGGCGGGACGGTGACGGAGGCGTTCTCGTGGCTGGTGACGACGTTCACGGTGGGTGCGTCGGCCGGAACGGGGGTCGCGGGCCCGGTGGTGCAGGCGGGTGGTGCGCTGTGGGGGTTCGCCGTGCCGGGTGGCGCGGGAGCCGTGTCGTTGCTGGTGTTGCTGGCCACGGGGCGGGTCCTCACAGCTCCCGCCGGACGGGCGGTGGTTGCGGCTTCATCGGAAAATGATCCAAATCGTGCTGCCGAACCCCGTTTCAGCTCGGGGGATCGGGCGTAA
- the prcA gene encoding proteasome subunit alpha: MSTPFYVSPQQAMADRAEYARKGIARGRSLVVLQYADGIVFVGENPSRALHKFSEIYDRIGFAAAGKYNEYENLRIGGVRYADLRGYTYDRDDVTARGLANVYAQTLGTIFSSAGEKPYEVELVVAEVGETPDGDQIYRLPHDGSIVDEHGSVAVGGNAEQISGYLDQRHRDGMSLAEALKLAVQALSRDPNGSEREIPAERLEVAVLDRTRPQKRKFRRIVGRQLSRLLEADGAAAEAGGSEDSDEE; the protein is encoded by the coding sequence GTGTCGACGCCGTTCTATGTGTCGCCTCAGCAGGCCATGGCCGACCGGGCGGAGTATGCCCGTAAGGGCATCGCCCGGGGCCGTAGCCTGGTTGTGTTGCAGTATGCCGACGGGATCGTGTTCGTCGGTGAGAATCCGTCCCGTGCGCTGCACAAGTTCAGCGAGATCTATGACCGGATCGGGTTCGCGGCGGCTGGTAAGTACAACGAGTACGAGAATCTGCGGATCGGTGGTGTGCGGTACGCGGATCTGCGTGGTTACACCTATGACCGTGATGATGTGACCGCGCGGGGTCTGGCGAACGTGTATGCCCAGACGCTGGGCACGATCTTCTCCTCGGCCGGTGAGAAGCCGTACGAGGTGGAGCTGGTGGTGGCGGAGGTCGGTGAGACGCCGGACGGTGACCAGATCTACCGTCTGCCGCATGACGGGTCGATCGTGGATGAGCACGGGTCGGTGGCGGTCGGCGGGAATGCGGAGCAGATCAGCGGTTATCTGGATCAGCGGCATCGTGACGGGATGTCGTTGGCGGAGGCGTTGAAGCTGGCGGTGCAGGCGTTGTCCCGTGACCCCAATGGCAGTGAGCGGGAGATTCCCGCGGAGCGGCTGGAGGTGGCGGTGCTGGACCGTACGCGTCCGCAGAAGCGTAAGTTCCGGCGGATTGTCGGCCGTCAGCTGTCCCGGCTGCTGGAGGCCGATGGTGCGGCGGCCGAGGCAGGGGGTTCGGAGGACTCCGACGAGGAGTGA
- a CDS encoding endonuclease VII domain-containing protein, translating to MGKSVRESADVPPGRKRCQGCGEVKPHSEWHREGDGLASRCTACRAVKGPAAHLWRKYGMTEDERDELIAAQGGVCCICLSAPATHVDHCHKTGRVRGVLCFNCNSGLGLLRDDPAAMSRAADYLEGNAWKPTLVAPGVYQLPS from the coding sequence ATGGGCAAGTCAGTACGGGAGAGCGCCGACGTTCCTCCGGGGCGCAAGCGCTGCCAGGGGTGTGGCGAGGTCAAACCGCACAGCGAGTGGCACCGCGAAGGCGACGGCCTGGCCAGTCGCTGCACGGCTTGCAGGGCGGTGAAAGGGCCTGCGGCCCACCTGTGGCGCAAGTACGGCATGACCGAAGACGAGCGCGATGAGCTCATCGCCGCTCAGGGCGGAGTCTGCTGTATATGCCTGTCCGCTCCTGCAACGCATGTGGATCACTGCCACAAGACGGGTAGGGTCCGTGGCGTACTGTGCTTCAACTGCAATTCCGGCCTCGGTCTCTTGAGGGACGACCCCGCAGCGATGAGCCGAGCTGCCGACTACCTGGAAGGAAACGCGTGGAAGCCAACACTCGTAGCACCGGGCGTCTACCAGCTGCCTTCCTGA
- a CDS encoding ubiquitin-like protein Pup — MATKDTGGGQQKATRSSEEVEEQAQEAQGSEDLKERHEKLSDDVDSVLDEIDDVLEENAEDFVRSFVQKGGQ, encoded by the coding sequence ATGGCGACCAAGGACACCGGCGGCGGACAGCAGAAGGCGACGCGCTCCAGCGAGGAGGTCGAGGAGCAGGCGCAGGAAGCGCAGGGCTCGGAGGACCTCAAGGAACGGCACGAGAAGCTGAGCGATGACGTGGACTCCGTCCTGGACGAGATCGACGACGTACTCGAGGAAAACGCCGAGGATTTCGTGCGCTCATTCGTGCAGAAGGGTGGGCAGTAA
- a CDS encoding WYL domain-containing protein, producing MAGKPVRPASAIDQTRRMLSLVTYLRERPGARVEDVARAFGITEDELVSDLDVLPMCGTSFRGGDLLDIDTDGERIWWHNPAALGAEAAEPLRLAADEATALLVAARAVATLPGLRESDRQALLRATAKVETAAGEAAGASSRLSVTFESEGGVFADVDRAISERRRLWIRYYSPARDEVTEREIDPIRLVSVGHTYVEAWCRRSEARRTFRLDRVAEIRILDEPSAPPEMELRDLSEALVQPAAEDPEVVVEVGPGGRWVAEYYPHDSADELPDGGLRITLRTPDPASLRRLALRLGRDGRIVAPDELAASARQAAREALAAYDGLDAGHGSHAGHGADGGQGADGGQGADGRAGHGDRGAQAGHDGLDGLDDRQEQEL from the coding sequence GTGGCAGGCAAACCGGTCAGGCCGGCGAGTGCCATCGACCAGACCCGGCGGATGCTGTCGCTGGTGACGTATCTGAGGGAGCGGCCCGGCGCCCGGGTCGAGGACGTCGCGCGCGCCTTCGGCATCACCGAGGACGAACTGGTCTCGGACCTCGACGTGCTGCCCATGTGCGGCACCAGCTTCCGCGGCGGCGACCTGCTGGACATCGACACCGACGGCGAGCGCATCTGGTGGCACAATCCGGCCGCGCTCGGGGCGGAGGCGGCCGAGCCGCTGCGGCTGGCCGCCGACGAGGCGACCGCACTGCTGGTGGCCGCCCGCGCGGTGGCCACGCTGCCCGGGCTGCGGGAGAGCGACCGGCAGGCGCTGCTGCGTGCGACCGCCAAGGTGGAGACCGCGGCCGGGGAGGCAGCCGGGGCCAGCTCCCGGCTGTCGGTGACGTTCGAGTCCGAGGGCGGTGTCTTCGCCGACGTCGACCGGGCCATCTCCGAGCGCCGCCGCCTGTGGATCCGCTACTACTCGCCCGCCCGCGACGAGGTCACCGAGCGCGAGATCGATCCCATCCGCCTGGTCAGCGTCGGGCACACGTACGTGGAGGCGTGGTGCCGGCGCTCCGAGGCGCGCCGCACCTTCCGGCTCGACCGGGTCGCCGAGATCAGGATCCTCGACGAGCCGTCCGCGCCGCCCGAGATGGAGCTGCGCGACCTGTCGGAGGCGCTGGTGCAGCCGGCCGCCGAGGACCCGGAGGTCGTCGTCGAGGTCGGGCCGGGCGGCCGCTGGGTCGCGGAGTACTACCCGCACGACAGCGCGGATGAGCTTCCCGACGGCGGGCTGCGTATCACTCTGCGCACCCCCGATCCGGCGTCGCTCCGGCGGCTGGCGCTGCGCCTCGGGCGGGACGGCCGGATCGTGGCGCCCGATGAGCTGGCGGCCAGTGCCCGGCAGGCCGCGCGCGAGGCCCTGGCGGCATACGACGGCCTTGACGCCGGGCACGGGTCCCACGCGGGGCACGGGGCCGACGGCGGGCAGGGGGCCGACGGCGGGCAGGGGGCCGACGGCCGTGCGGGCCACGGCGACCGGGGGGCGCAGGCGGGGCACGACGGGTTGGACGGGCTGGACGACAGGCAGGAGCAGGAGCTTTGA
- the prcB gene encoding proteasome subunit beta encodes MEANTRSTGRLPAAFLTPGSSSFMDFLSEHQPELLPGNRQLPPTQGVIEAPHGTTIVSVTFPGGVVLAGDRRATMGNVIAQRDIEKVFPADEYSAVGIAGTAGLAVEMVKLFQLELEHFEKVEGAQLSLEGKANRLSTMIRSNLGMAMQGLAVVPLFAGYDVDRDKGRIFSYDVTGGRSEEHGYAATGSGSIFARGAMKKLFREDLSEAEATTLVVQALYDAADDDSATGGPDVARRIYPIVTVITEDGFRRLTDDESSAIARSVLERRLEQPDGPRAALL; translated from the coding sequence GTGGAAGCCAACACTCGTAGCACCGGGCGTCTACCAGCTGCCTTCCTGACGCCTGGGTCCTCGTCCTTCATGGACTTCCTCTCCGAGCACCAGCCGGAGCTGCTGCCCGGCAACCGGCAGCTGCCGCCCACCCAGGGCGTGATCGAGGCCCCGCACGGCACGACGATCGTGTCCGTGACGTTCCCGGGGGGCGTCGTGCTGGCCGGTGACCGGCGGGCGACCATGGGGAACGTCATCGCGCAGCGGGACATCGAGAAGGTGTTCCCGGCGGACGAGTACTCGGCCGTCGGTATCGCGGGTACGGCCGGTCTGGCCGTGGAGATGGTGAAGCTGTTCCAGCTGGAGCTGGAGCACTTCGAGAAGGTCGAGGGGGCGCAGCTCTCGCTGGAGGGCAAGGCGAACCGGTTGTCGACCATGATCCGTTCCAATCTGGGCATGGCCATGCAGGGTCTGGCGGTGGTTCCGCTGTTCGCGGGCTATGACGTGGACCGGGACAAGGGCCGGATCTTCTCCTATGACGTGACGGGTGGCCGGAGCGAGGAGCACGGCTATGCGGCGACGGGTTCGGGTTCGATCTTCGCGCGTGGTGCGATGAAGAAGCTGTTCCGTGAGGATCTGTCGGAGGCGGAGGCGACCACGTTGGTGGTGCAGGCTCTGTACGACGCGGCGGACGACGACTCGGCGACGGGTGGTCCGGATGTCGCGCGCCGGATCTATCCGATCGTCACGGTGATCACCGAGGATGGGTTCCGCCGGCTGACGGACGACGAGTCTTCCGCGATCGCTCGCTCGGTGCTGGAGCGGCGGCTGGAGCAGCCGGACGGTCCGCGGGCCGCGCTGTTGTAG
- a CDS encoding FKBP-type peptidyl-prolyl cis-trans isomerase — protein sequence MRRRSLLLSVPAGLVTLAACGNDKTDSGKASESASPTTSATGPSAAPAPKIVSGPLPAITAGTKFGEKPTVAKGSGQPSKDLAVKTVIAGGGRTVAENDFVQAHYLGQIWDTAKVFDNSYDRKTPLVIQLSQGQIIDGWRYALTGKKVGSRVQLAVPPTWGYGTQGNTQAGIKGTDTLVFVIDVQNTFNAKSSADGKKAAQSDTALPTVGTNTDGAAPSITFHGAAAPKNLVANYVIEGDGPVVKADSTVLVQYKGVLWDTGKEGKEFDSTYARKQLASFSLQQVVKGWAQGLTGKKVGSRVLIVVPPSLGYGDNPPPNSPIKKDSVLVFSVDILAAM from the coding sequence GTGCGTCGTCGCTCCCTCCTCCTCTCCGTCCCCGCGGGACTGGTCACCCTGGCCGCCTGCGGCAACGACAAGACCGACTCGGGCAAGGCCAGCGAGAGCGCGTCGCCGACGACGTCCGCCACGGGTCCGTCGGCCGCGCCGGCGCCGAAGATCGTCTCCGGGCCGCTTCCGGCGATCACCGCGGGTACGAAGTTCGGTGAGAAGCCGACGGTCGCCAAGGGCAGCGGGCAGCCGTCGAAGGACCTGGCGGTCAAGACGGTGATCGCGGGCGGCGGCCGGACCGTGGCGGAGAACGACTTCGTCCAGGCGCACTACCTGGGCCAGATCTGGGACACCGCCAAGGTCTTCGACAACTCCTACGACCGCAAGACGCCGCTGGTCATCCAGCTCTCCCAGGGCCAGATCATCGACGGCTGGCGGTATGCCCTGACGGGCAAGAAGGTCGGCAGCAGGGTGCAGCTGGCGGTGCCGCCGACCTGGGGTTACGGCACGCAGGGCAACACGCAGGCGGGGATCAAGGGCACCGACACACTGGTGTTCGTCATCGATGTGCAGAACACCTTCAACGCCAAGAGCTCGGCGGACGGCAAGAAGGCCGCCCAGAGCGACACCGCCCTGCCCACGGTGGGCACCAACACCGACGGTGCGGCACCGTCCATCACCTTCCACGGGGCGGCCGCGCCGAAGAACCTGGTGGCGAACTACGTCATCGAGGGCGACGGCCCCGTGGTCAAGGCGGACAGCACGGTCCTCGTCCAGTACAAGGGCGTGCTGTGGGACACCGGCAAGGAGGGCAAGGAGTTCGACTCGACGTACGCGCGCAAGCAGCTGGCGTCGTTCTCGCTGCAGCAGGTCGTCAAGGGCTGGGCGCAGGGGCTGACCGGCAAGAAGGTCGGCAGCCGGGTCCTGATCGTCGTCCCGCCGAGCCTGGGCTACGGCGACAACCCGCCGCCGAACAGCCCGATCAAGAAGGACTCCGTGCTGGTCTTCTCGGTGGACATCCTGGCGGCGATGTAG
- a CDS encoding LacI family DNA-binding transcriptional regulator gives MAARSTRPTSRDVAQAAGVSQAAVSLVLGDKWRGRVSRTTAERVRQAAHELGYRPNLAARNLRLGHTRTVLLVVPALTTEFFAGVYTGAARIAAEHGFGVVLYPSPEGIGPARNPFASAQAALDGVIASSMAADALTAIRGDQLPLVMLDSDPHGSPGAATVNLDITDGIRQVAHHLLGLGHRRFLHLAADVPSWTFEVRARELAARIGEAPGTTLHTTRAPISIDGARTATETALSRPGTRPTALVCDDDKLAAGAYKALRRLGLKVPGNISVTGLDDLALATAIDPELTTVRLDAELFGERGMQALLAVLEGRAPDRDDIPVELVVRGSTAPPPAP, from the coding sequence GTGGCAGCACGCAGCACGCGCCCCACAAGCCGTGACGTCGCCCAGGCCGCCGGAGTCTCCCAGGCCGCCGTCTCACTCGTCCTCGGCGACAAATGGCGCGGCCGCGTCTCCCGGACCACCGCCGAACGCGTACGGCAAGCCGCCCACGAACTCGGCTACCGCCCCAACCTCGCCGCCCGCAACCTACGCCTCGGGCACACCCGCACCGTCCTCCTCGTCGTCCCTGCCCTCACCACCGAATTCTTCGCCGGGGTCTACACAGGCGCCGCCCGCATCGCCGCCGAACACGGATTCGGCGTCGTCCTCTACCCCTCCCCCGAAGGCATCGGCCCCGCACGCAACCCCTTCGCCTCCGCACAAGCCGCCCTCGACGGCGTCATCGCCTCCTCCATGGCCGCCGACGCCCTCACCGCCATCCGCGGCGACCAACTCCCCCTCGTCATGCTCGACAGCGACCCCCACGGCAGCCCCGGAGCCGCCACCGTCAACCTGGACATCACCGACGGCATACGCCAGGTCGCCCACCACCTCCTCGGCCTCGGCCACCGCCGCTTCCTCCACCTCGCGGCCGACGTACCCTCCTGGACCTTCGAGGTCAGAGCGAGAGAACTCGCCGCCCGAATCGGCGAGGCACCGGGCACCACCCTGCACACCACCCGGGCCCCCATCTCCATCGACGGCGCCCGCACCGCCACCGAAACCGCCCTCAGCCGCCCCGGCACCCGCCCCACTGCCCTGGTCTGCGACGACGACAAACTCGCCGCCGGCGCCTACAAGGCACTACGTCGCCTCGGCCTGAAAGTCCCCGGCAACATCTCCGTCACCGGCCTCGACGACCTCGCCCTCGCCACCGCCATCGACCCGGAACTCACCACCGTCCGCCTCGACGCCGAACTGTTCGGAGAACGCGGCATGCAGGCCCTGCTCGCCGTCCTGGAAGGCCGCGCACCCGACCGCGACGACATCCCCGTCGAACTCGTCGTACGAGGATCCACCGCCCCGCCGCCGGCCCCCTGA
- the pafA gene encoding Pup--protein ligase — translation MDRRIFGLENEYGVTCTFRGQRRLSPDEVARYLFRRVVSWGRSSNVFLRNGARLYLDVGSHPEYATPECDNVIELVTHDKAGERILEGLLVDAERRLHEEGIAGDVYLFKNNTDSAGNSYGCHENYLVARHGEFSRLADILIPFLVTRQLLCGAGKVLQTPRGAVYCVSQRAEHIWEGVSSATTRSRPIINTRDEPHADAERYRRLHVIVGDSNMSETTMLLKVGATDLVLRMIEAGTVMRDLTLENPIRAIREVSHDITGRRKVRLASGREASALEVQREYYEKAVDFCERRGIRTGTVEQVLELWGRTLEAIESEDLDRIGTEIDWVMKYKLIERYRAKHNMTMSHPRVAQIDLAYHDIHRRRGLYYLLEKKGQATRICNDLKIFEGKSVPPQTTRARLRGDFIRRAQEQRRDFTVDWVHLKLNDQAQRTVLCKDPFRSVDDRVEKLIAGM, via the coding sequence ATGGACCGCCGCATTTTCGGGCTGGAGAACGAGTACGGTGTCACGTGCACGTTCAGGGGACAGCGCCGCCTGTCGCCTGACGAGGTGGCGCGGTACCTCTTCCGCCGTGTCGTGTCATGGGGCCGAAGCAGCAATGTCTTTCTGCGAAACGGTGCCCGGCTCTATCTCGACGTGGGGTCACATCCGGAATACGCGACACCCGAATGTGACAATGTGATCGAACTGGTCACCCACGACAAGGCCGGCGAGCGCATTCTGGAAGGACTCCTGGTAGACGCGGAGCGACGCCTGCACGAGGAGGGAATCGCGGGCGACGTCTACCTCTTCAAGAACAACACGGACTCGGCGGGCAACTCCTATGGTTGCCACGAGAACTATCTGGTGGCGCGGCACGGGGAGTTCTCGCGGCTCGCGGACATTCTCATCCCGTTCCTGGTCACCCGGCAGTTGCTGTGCGGGGCGGGCAAGGTGCTGCAGACCCCGCGTGGGGCCGTGTACTGCGTGAGTCAGCGGGCCGAGCACATCTGGGAGGGCGTCTCGTCGGCGACGACGCGTTCGAGGCCCATCATCAACACGCGGGACGAGCCGCACGCGGACGCCGAGCGCTATCGCCGGCTGCATGTCATCGTGGGCGACTCGAACATGTCGGAGACGACGATGCTGCTGAAGGTCGGCGCGACCGACCTGGTGCTGCGCATGATCGAGGCGGGGACGGTGATGCGGGACCTGACCCTGGAGAACCCGATCCGGGCGATCCGCGAGGTCAGCCATGACATCACGGGCCGCCGCAAGGTGCGTCTGGCCAGCGGCCGGGAGGCCTCCGCGCTGGAGGTGCAGCGGGAGTACTACGAGAAGGCGGTGGACTTCTGCGAGCGGCGCGGGATCCGCACCGGCACCGTCGAGCAGGTGCTGGAGCTGTGGGGCCGTACGCTGGAGGCGATCGAGAGCGAGGACCTCGACCGGATCGGAACCGAGATCGACTGGGTGATGAAGTACAAGCTCATCGAGCGGTACCGGGCCAAGCACAACATGACCATGTCGCATCCGCGGGTCGCTCAGATAGACCTCGCCTACCACGACATCCACCGTCGTCGTGGCCTGTACTACCTGCTGGAGAAGAAGGGCCAAGCCACCCGGATCTGCAACGATTTGAAGATCTTCGAGGGCAAGTCGGTTCCGCCGCAGACGACTCGGGCGCGGCTGCGGGGCGACTTCATCCGGCGGGCGCAGGAACAGCGGCGGGACTTCACCGTCGACTGGGTTCACCTGAAGCTGAACGACCAGGCGCAGCGGACGGTGTTGTGCAAGGACCCGTTCCGTTCGGTGGACGACCGGGTGGAGAAGCTGATCGCCGGAATGTGA
- a CDS encoding WYL domain-containing protein — translation MAIAKAERLMNLALCLLGTRRPLSKRELRDSIEAYVEASGPGRAPAGNDDSFNRMFERDKDDLRELGLVIETVESADGEVGYLARRDSNRLPPITLDAEEAAALGLAAKVWQQARLAGAASGALQKLRAAGLPEDVDPYEAHGALEPRIPVHEAAFEPLMLACRDRRPVVFDYRKATAARPETRHVEPWALECWRGHWYLAGWDRHRGAERVFRLSRITGKVRSRGTGFTAPVPDVVTVRETVASWAGETADRSARIRLRSGAGYPLRARATVVRELGDGWDELDIPYGHGLDAWLVEFGPDVVVLEPAELRADVVDRLRAVAKG, via the coding sequence ATGGCCATTGCCAAGGCCGAGCGGCTGATGAACCTGGCGCTGTGTCTGCTCGGGACGCGGCGGCCGCTCAGCAAGCGCGAGCTGCGTGACTCCATCGAGGCTTACGTCGAGGCGTCCGGGCCGGGAAGGGCACCGGCCGGCAACGACGACTCCTTCAACCGCATGTTCGAGCGGGACAAGGACGACCTGCGGGAGCTGGGGCTGGTCATCGAGACGGTCGAGAGCGCGGACGGCGAGGTCGGCTACCTGGCCCGCCGTGACAGCAACCGGCTGCCGCCGATCACCCTGGACGCCGAGGAGGCCGCCGCCCTGGGGCTGGCCGCCAAGGTGTGGCAGCAGGCCCGGCTGGCCGGTGCCGCCAGTGGCGCCCTGCAGAAGCTGCGTGCGGCGGGGCTGCCGGAGGACGTCGACCCGTACGAGGCCCATGGCGCCCTGGAGCCGCGGATCCCGGTGCACGAGGCCGCCTTCGAGCCGCTGATGCTCGCCTGCCGCGACCGCCGCCCGGTCGTCTTCGACTACCGCAAGGCCACCGCCGCCCGTCCCGAGACCCGGCATGTCGAGCCGTGGGCGCTGGAGTGCTGGCGCGGCCACTGGTACCTGGCCGGCTGGGACCGCCACCGCGGCGCCGAGCGCGTGTTCCGGCTGTCCAGGATCACCGGCAAGGTGCGCAGCCGCGGCACGGGGTTCACGGCCCCGGTCCCCGACGTGGTCACCGTCCGTGAGACCGTCGCGAGCTGGGCGGGGGAGACCGCCGACCGCTCCGCGCGGATCCGGCTGCGCTCGGGCGCGGGCTACCCTCTTCGGGCGAGGGCCACGGTGGTGCGGGAACTCGGCGACGGCTGGGACGAGTTGGACATCCCGTACGGGCACGGGCTGGACGCCTGGCTGGTGGAGTTCGGTCCCGACGTGGTCGTCCTGGAGCCGGCCGAGCTGCGGGCGGACGTGGTCGACCGGCTGCGTGCCGTGGCCAAGGGTTGA